A window of the Thermodesulfovibrionia bacterium genome harbors these coding sequences:
- a CDS encoding peptidylprolyl isomerase has protein sequence MRFFKAGILVLMLTAVFTFHVNAAETKNAKFTKEEIKKMSTTKAVLDTKFGKIEIKFFPDVAPNHVKNFIDLAKKGFYNGTTFHRVIPGFMIQGGDPSGNGTGGPGYSVKAEFNDKSHKRGIVSMARSSDPNSAGSQFFICVADSKFLDKQYTVFGEVVSGMDAVDKIVSQPRNANDKPNEKIEMKVSVVE, from the coding sequence ATGAGATTTTTCAAGGCAGGAATTTTAGTATTGATGCTTACGGCTGTTTTCACTTTTCATGTGAATGCTGCTGAGACAAAAAACGCTAAGTTTACAAAAGAGGAGATCAAGAAGATGTCAACGACAAAAGCTGTTTTAGATACCAAGTTCGGGAAGATAGAGATAAAGTTCTTTCCTGATGTCGCGCCTAACCATGTAAAGAACTTCATTGATCTCGCAAAGAAGGGTTTTTATAACGGCACGACGTTCCACCGCGTAATTCCGGGCTTCATGATACAGGGCGGAGACCCAAGCGGAAACGGCACCGGCGGGCCGGGATATTCAGTTAAGGCTGAGTTCAATGATAAGTCCCACAAGCGCGGGATAGTTTCAATGGCAAGGTCTTCAGATCCTAACAGCGCTGGTTCCCAGTTCTTCATCTGTGTCGCTGATTCCAAATTCCTTGATAAGCAGTACACGGTATTCGGCGAGGTTGTATCAGGCATGGATGCTGTGGATAAGATAGTGAGCCAGCCTCGCAACGCCAATGATAAGCCGAACGAAAAGATCGAGATGAAGGTTAGTGTCGTTGAATAG
- the bioC gene encoding malonyl-ACP O-methyltransferase BioC, which translates to MILQKDKIESAFSQAAKTYDAHADIQKESAARLMLLLENIDPTSILEVGGATGNYTIQLSERFPKASITSVDFSPAMIEIAKTKLFGNSHVNFICRDAEKLLNETDKMYGLITSNAALQWFTDINNSLINIKKLLSPHGIFLFSVFGPQTFHELSNALDHIYGRPITLPAHSFSQEEKLLSMLHDIFERVVLEEVNLTRKYASTLELLRHIKKTGATGGRPSLSLNKSMLRTMDDWFKQNHGECTATYQLFFVTARNK; encoded by the coding sequence ATGATACTGCAAAAAGATAAAATAGAGTCGGCATTTTCTCAGGCGGCAAAAACATATGACGCCCATGCGGATATCCAGAAAGAGTCAGCTGCGAGGCTTATGCTTCTGCTTGAAAATATTGATCCGACATCAATTCTTGAAGTAGGCGGTGCTACCGGAAATTATACGATACAGCTTTCAGAAAGATTCCCAAAAGCCTCCATAACCTCAGTTGATTTCTCTCCGGCAATGATAGAGATAGCAAAGACAAAGCTCTTTGGAAACTCTCATGTGAACTTCATCTGTAGAGACGCGGAGAAACTGCTCAATGAGACCGATAAAATGTATGGCCTGATAACCTCAAACGCGGCGCTGCAGTGGTTTACTGATATAAACAACTCTCTCATCAATATCAAAAAGCTGCTCTCGCCTCATGGAATTTTTCTTTTTTCTGTCTTCGGCCCTCAAACCTTTCATGAACTTTCCAACGCTCTTGACCATATTTACGGCAGACCTATAACACTTCCGGCGCACAGCTTCTCTCAGGAAGAAAAGCTGCTGTCAATGCTGCATGACATCTTTGAAAGAGTGGTTTTAGAGGAGGTCAATTTAACACGCAAATATGCCTCAACTCTTGAGCTTCTCAGGCATATAAAAAAGACCGGCGCCACCGGCGGCCGGCCTTCTTTAAGCCTTAACAAGTCTATGCTCAGAACAATGGACGATTGGTTCAAACAAAATCACGGGGAATGCACAGCGACATATCAATTGTTCTTTGTCACAGCCCGCAATAAATAA
- a CDS encoding alpha/beta hydrolase encodes MTKIIIVSGWASPKESLQKLSDACSLFSNVLTISIHDLHSGYATGLMDIINDAGGNCLLAGWSTGGMAVLEAAVHCQDKIDGMVLISTTSRFSSSADYDIGTSPSVLRAMISGIKKDARTTLTNFLINTHKPFMEDTALVRKEADASCLIGNEGLIKGLRYLKDTDLRNLLKNIKIPSLVIHGKEDSIIPWQAGRFLAERLPNASFKLIEGAGHDLPIRFSGSIAEEVRRFTKMI; translated from the coding sequence GTGACTAAAATAATTATTGTGTCAGGCTGGGCGTCTCCAAAAGAGTCATTGCAAAAACTTTCTGATGCATGTTCATTATTCTCTAATGTCCTGACCATATCAATACATGATCTCCATTCAGGTTATGCTACGGGCCTTATGGATATCATCAACGATGCAGGCGGAAACTGTCTGCTGGCAGGCTGGTCAACAGGCGGGATGGCAGTTCTTGAGGCTGCTGTTCATTGCCAAGATAAGATAGACGGCATGGTCCTGATCAGCACAACTTCCCGGTTCTCTTCAAGCGCGGATTATGATATCGGGACTTCACCTTCAGTTTTACGCGCCATGATCAGCGGAATTAAAAAGGATGCAAGGACAACGCTCACCAATTTCCTGATAAATACTCACAAGCCTTTTATGGAAGATACTGCTTTAGTCCGGAAGGAAGCGGATGCGTCTTGTCTGATAGGAAATGAAGGATTGATTAAAGGGCTTCGATATCTTAAGGATACAGACCTTCGTAATTTACTTAAGAACATTAAGATCCCTTCTTTAGTGATTCACGGCAAAGAAGATTCCATAATCCCTTGGCAGGCAGGCAGGTTTCTGGCAGAAAGGCTTCCTAACGCTTCATTTAAACTAATTGAAGGCGCCGGGCATGACCTGCCGATACGGTTTTCAGGGTCAATTGCGGAAGAGGTCCGAAGATTTACAAAAATGATATAA
- the htpG gene encoding molecular chaperone HtpG, which produces MTKQTMEFRTETKQILDLMIHSLYSHKEVFLRELISNASDAIDKASYESLTNKNILEDDKEWKIKISADKAAGTLTISDNGIGMTKEEAIEEIGTIAHSGTREFLAAIQSKEVRDNPELIGQFGVGFYASYMVADRVTVLSRKAGHDKATGVRWESAADGTFTVEDAAKEKKGTDVILHLKEEEKMYLDEWTIRETVKKYSDFIEHPVVMDVEHEEESSIVKGDKIKIKEEEKLNSQKAIWLKPKSDVSAEEYNEFYKHIAHDFSDPAKVIHFRAEGNYEFAALLYIPAKRPLDILYKEYKIGLSLYVKRVKIMDYCEELIPPYLRFVKGVVDSSDLPLNVSREMLQNNRQIDIIKNNLTKKILDTLAEMKNNDYDEYLKFHYDFGRVLKEGIHFDFQRREAIAELLLFQSTKAEGDKLRTIQDYVKDMKEGQGEIFYITAASLDDALNSPYLEVFKEKDYEVLIMLDDIDDIVMSSLEYKGKKLKSVIKGDVTLDSNNKEEKEKAGKKYKALLDLIKDRLKDDVKDVRLSGRLRDSVCCLVADEGEMDAQVEKLLRQMGQDVPRNLRILEVNPSHPILHSMNGMFEKDKNSPILQEYVDLLYNQALLLEGSKPKDSAAFAKAIAKLMVENVGHNDN; this is translated from the coding sequence ATGACTAAACAGACAATGGAATTCAGGACAGAGACAAAGCAGATACTTGATCTGATGATTCACTCTCTATACTCGCATAAGGAGGTCTTTCTCAGGGAGCTTATCTCCAACGCGTCTGACGCTATCGACAAGGCGAGTTATGAATCCCTGACGAATAAGAACATCCTTGAAGATGATAAGGAGTGGAAGATAAAGATATCCGCTGACAAGGCTGCCGGGACTCTGACCATAAGCGACAACGGCATCGGCATGACAAAGGAAGAGGCTATTGAGGAGATAGGCACCATCGCCCACTCCGGCACCAGGGAGTTCCTTGCAGCGATACAGAGCAAGGAGGTCAGGGACAACCCCGAACTTATCGGGCAGTTCGGCGTGGGGTTTTATGCGTCATATATGGTTGCGGACAGGGTTACCGTACTTTCGAGAAAGGCAGGACATGATAAGGCCACAGGTGTAAGGTGGGAATCTGCTGCTGACGGGACTTTTACAGTTGAGGATGCGGCAAAAGAGAAGAAGGGCACGGATGTGATCCTGCATCTCAAAGAAGAAGAGAAGATGTATCTTGATGAGTGGACCATACGGGAGACTGTCAAGAAATACTCTGACTTCATTGAACACCCTGTAGTTATGGATGTTGAGCATGAAGAAGAGAGCTCGATCGTGAAGGGTGATAAGATAAAGATAAAAGAGGAAGAGAAGCTCAATTCCCAGAAGGCGATATGGCTTAAGCCGAAATCAGATGTCTCTGCCGAAGAATACAATGAATTCTACAAGCACATAGCGCATGATTTTTCTGACCCTGCAAAGGTGATACACTTCAGGGCTGAGGGGAATTATGAATTTGCAGCGCTTCTCTATATCCCGGCAAAGAGGCCGTTGGATATTTTATACAAGGAGTACAAGATAGGCCTATCCCTCTATGTCAAGAGGGTGAAGATCATGGATTATTGTGAGGAACTGATCCCCCCTTATCTGAGATTTGTAAAAGGCGTCGTTGACTCTTCAGACCTGCCGCTGAATGTTTCAAGAGAGATGCTTCAGAACAACCGGCAGATCGATATCATAAAAAATAACCTTACCAAGAAGATACTCGATACCCTCGCTGAGATGAAGAACAATGATTATGACGAGTACCTTAAGTTTCATTATGACTTTGGAAGGGTGCTTAAAGAGGGTATTCACTTTGACTTTCAAAGAAGAGAGGCGATCGCTGAGCTGCTTCTCTTCCAGTCCACCAAGGCCGAAGGCGACAAGCTCAGGACCATCCAGGACTATGTTAAGGATATGAAAGAGGGTCAGGGTGAGATATTTTACATAACAGCTGCGTCACTTGATGATGCTCTTAATTCCCCTTATCTTGAGGTATTTAAGGAGAAAGATTACGAGGTCCTCATAATGCTGGATGATATTGATGATATCGTAATGAGTTCTCTTGAGTATAAAGGGAAGAAGCTGAAGTCAGTGATCAAAGGCGATGTGACGCTGGACAGTAACAATAAAGAGGAAAAAGAGAAGGCTGGGAAGAAGTATAAGGCACTCCTTGACCTTATAAAAGACCGGCTTAAGGATGATGTGAAGGATGTGCGGCTTTCCGGAAGGCTCAGGGATTCGGTATGCTGCCTTGTGGCGGATGAAGGGGAGATGGACGCGCAGGTCGAGAAGCTTTTGAGACAGATGGGCCAGGATGTGCCCAGAAATCTTAGGATACTTGAGGTAAACCCGTCACATCCTATCCTGCATTCCATGAACGGCATGTTTGAAAAAGACAAGAACAGCCCGATACTGCAGGAGTACGTAGACCTTCTTTATAATCAGGCGCTTCTGCTTGAGGGTTCCAAGCCAAAGGATTCTGCCGCTTTTGCAAAGGCCATAGCAAAACTCATGGTTGAGAATGTCGGGCATAATGACAATTAG